One Nitrospina watsonii DNA segment encodes these proteins:
- a CDS encoding HPr family phosphocarrier protein, with protein MLEETEPTRKCYSNLIQQSDFLESFLDEYGARENRTWSAFTEYIASIRNLVISGFYTKHLMDRYPYYRLHDTEEERDYFFSSGREFLNFLNRSIVNLYKEAIRTAEANGMKITSEAIDPDQFLEIEVNKQLPKDVVDDLVKESEDRVIELFEKMGNVAQVIDEMDLKPTRDPEGLRALIPHVLDEKKARYLMNLVHSIQSEFDTYIKNTSMEQRHKNLKDFRGYISLPLHLLEIAVWLCHFFERHEDEIRHSECKRKISILVDKTELLSHIVNYVFERCLFYIREGHKLSREILKSFVKTVRYELAIPEPLGFHARPSTYISLIVRKHDTDVFLIVDGEKYNARSVMSLLQAGGAIADKGYHSVIFEGDQRVLDDIRILSQHNYCEEQNIPDTLSYLRDLHKTSP; from the coding sequence TTGCTTGAGGAAACCGAACCAACCCGCAAATGCTATTCGAACCTGATTCAGCAATCCGACTTTCTTGAAAGCTTCCTGGATGAATACGGCGCCCGGGAAAACCGGACGTGGTCCGCTTTTACGGAATACATTGCGAGCATCCGCAATCTGGTCATTTCCGGTTTTTACACCAAGCACCTCATGGACCGTTATCCCTATTACCGGCTTCACGATACTGAAGAGGAGCGCGACTACTTTTTTTCCAGCGGCCGGGAGTTTTTAAATTTTCTGAATCGGTCGATCGTTAATTTGTATAAAGAGGCTATCAGAACGGCGGAAGCCAATGGCATGAAGATCACCAGCGAGGCCATTGATCCCGATCAGTTTCTGGAAATTGAGGTCAACAAGCAGTTGCCCAAGGATGTTGTGGACGACCTGGTCAAGGAATCCGAGGACCGGGTCATCGAACTTTTCGAAAAAATGGGGAACGTTGCCCAAGTCATCGACGAGATGGATCTGAAGCCGACCCGGGATCCGGAAGGGCTGCGCGCATTGATCCCCCATGTGCTGGATGAAAAGAAGGCACGCTACCTGATGAACCTCGTACACAGCATTCAGTCCGAGTTCGACACGTACATCAAGAACACATCCATGGAGCAGCGCCACAAAAACCTGAAGGATTTCCGGGGATACATTTCCCTGCCGTTGCATTTGCTGGAAATCGCCGTCTGGTTGTGTCATTTCTTCGAGCGGCACGAGGATGAAATCCGGCACAGTGAATGCAAACGCAAGATTTCTATCCTGGTGGATAAAACCGAACTGCTCAGTCACATCGTCAATTATGTGTTTGAGCGCTGCCTGTTTTATATCCGGGAAGGGCACAAGTTGAGCCGCGAGATTCTCAAAAGTTTTGTGAAGACGGTTCGCTACGAATTAGCTATTCCAGAGCCCCTGGGATTCCATGCCCGGCCTTCCACGTACATTTCGCTGATCGTGCGCAAACATGATACCGATGTGTTTTTGATCGTCGATGGAGAAAAATACAATGCCCGGTCTGTCATGAGCCTGCTCCAGGCCGGGGGCGCTATCGCCGACAAGGGCTACCATTCGGTGATCTTTGAAGGCGATCAACGCGTTCTCGATGACATCCGCATTCTTTCCCAGCATAACTATTGTGAAGAACAGAACATTCCCGACACGTTGAGTTATCTGCGGGATCTCCACAAGACCTCTCCCTGA
- a CDS encoding flagellar basal body-associated FliL family protein, with product MAADDKDKEKKSLDVEPEEAEDIEHLLAEQARKEQEEFEQATFFRKAFLWLSANRETVFKYTAMTAGLILVFWAGYFFLFTLGGSLDEADLTTKAPEEEILPFEKPNIYALKPFFLPITSRNGTETGQFLQVQISLLLSNNKLDQELEKALPNLRSGIYQQLSRKTLEDFENAKKPIKVRLKREILTMSNSFLVRGSGVITNVLFTEFVVTVS from the coding sequence ATGGCCGCAGACGATAAAGACAAAGAAAAAAAATCCCTTGATGTTGAACCGGAAGAAGCGGAAGACATCGAACACCTTCTTGCCGAGCAGGCCAGGAAGGAGCAGGAAGAGTTCGAGCAGGCCACGTTTTTCCGCAAAGCATTTCTCTGGCTGAGCGCCAACCGGGAAACCGTTTTCAAGTACACGGCGATGACCGCGGGATTGATCCTCGTGTTTTGGGCCGGGTATTTTTTTCTGTTCACGCTGGGAGGATCGCTGGACGAGGCGGACTTGACCACCAAGGCCCCCGAAGAGGAAATCCTGCCTTTTGAAAAGCCGAATATTTATGCATTGAAACCGTTTTTCCTGCCCATCACGTCTCGAAACGGGACCGAAACCGGCCAGTTCCTGCAAGTCCAGATCAGTCTGTTGCTCAGCAATAACAAACTGGACCAGGAACTGGAAAAGGCGCTGCCCAATCTCCGATCCGGCATTTACCAGCAGCTTTCCCGCAAAACGCTGGAAGATTTTGAAAATGCCAAAAAGCCGATCAAAGTCCGTCTGAAGCGGGAAATCCTCACCATGTCCAACTCCTTCCTCGTGCGGGGTTCCGGCGTCATCACCAATGTGCTGTTCACGGAATTTGTGGTCACGGTCTCATAA
- a CDS encoding EscU/YscU/HrcU family type III secretion system export apparatus switch protein: protein MKQRSSNKPKSAVSLRYDAARSQAPKVTAKGQGLIAERIIELAREHNIPIKEDPDLVQVLSQIDLNQEIPPHIYQVVAELLAFVYKMNQEYQPPPS from the coding sequence ATGAAACAGCGATCCTCGAACAAGCCGAAAAGCGCCGTCTCCCTGCGCTACGATGCCGCCCGGAGCCAGGCCCCGAAGGTGACCGCAAAGGGTCAAGGCCTTATAGCGGAAAGAATTATAGAGTTGGCGCGGGAGCACAACATCCCCATCAAGGAAGATCCGGACCTGGTGCAGGTGCTGTCCCAGATCGATTTGAATCAGGAAATCCCCCCTCATATTTACCAGGTGGTGGCCGAATTGCTGGCTTTTGTTTATAAGATGAACCAGGAGTACCAGCCCCCTCCATCCTGA
- the coaE gene encoding dephospho-CoA kinase (Dephospho-CoA kinase (CoaE) performs the final step in coenzyme A biosynthesis.): MAMLIGLTGGIGSGKTTVAQLLNQLGGYVIDADRLCRDLVRPAQPAWREIVEHFGEQILNPDGTLNRAKLGNVVFHDAAEKQALEAILHPRVFDEEAKQFAHIVRNDPSALVFIDAALLIESGNYRKVDKVIVVACDRPIQIENCLKKGFLSQEEIESRIDNQMPMEDKLAYADYIIRNDSDLAQLEHHVRQVYENLKALNK, translated from the coding sequence ATGGCAATGCTGATTGGATTGACAGGCGGTATTGGTTCTGGAAAAACCACCGTGGCGCAACTGCTGAATCAACTCGGCGGTTATGTGATCGATGCCGACAGACTTTGCCGCGACCTGGTGAGGCCGGCCCAGCCCGCCTGGAGAGAGATCGTGGAGCATTTTGGCGAGCAGATCCTGAATCCGGACGGCACCTTGAACAGAGCAAAATTAGGGAATGTGGTTTTTCATGACGCCGCGGAAAAGCAGGCTTTGGAAGCCATCCTGCACCCCCGTGTTTTCGACGAAGAGGCCAAGCAATTCGCCCATATCGTGCGCAACGACCCCAGCGCTCTGGTTTTTATCGACGCCGCCCTGTTAATTGAATCTGGAAATTACCGTAAAGTAGATAAGGTCATCGTGGTGGCCTGTGACCGGCCGATCCAGATCGAGAACTGCCTGAAAAAAGGATTTTTGAGTCAGGAGGAGATCGAGAGCCGGATCGACAACCAGATGCCAATGGAAGACAAACTGGCTTACGCGGATTACATCATCCGCAACGACTCGGATCTTGCACAATTGGAACACCATGTCCGGCAGGTTTATGAAAACCTGAAAGCCCTTAACAAATAA
- a CDS encoding CvpA family protein — translation MTFFDLGVLLIVLGSAGYSAYRGMVRELFAFAGLILGYIVALNFQDAMADTLLDSMDSPTVTHILAFFLLFTGTYLAVYLIGRTLKKYVAKSESISRVDRIWGGVIGGIKGVLLIVVLLFPLKFFTQTYDNVTDDSTFYPKLEELMDVLGDNSDLPQEYIDKLNQTDLRGTMQETVDGIKQLRRDMEDTLENGKEQARDAVDVKEKIQEVFTKEDKEKLNDMLDKMNSDNP, via the coding sequence ATGACTTTTTTTGATTTAGGTGTATTGCTGATCGTTCTTGGCAGCGCCGGTTACTCGGCTTATCGGGGAATGGTGCGTGAGTTGTTTGCATTCGCGGGCCTCATTCTGGGATACATTGTGGCCTTGAACTTTCAGGATGCAATGGCGGACACATTGCTGGATTCGATGGACAGTCCGACCGTCACCCACATTCTGGCATTCTTTCTGCTGTTCACCGGAACGTATCTGGCCGTTTATTTAATCGGGCGAACGCTCAAAAAGTACGTGGCAAAATCGGAATCGATTTCACGCGTGGACCGGATCTGGGGCGGAGTCATCGGCGGCATCAAGGGAGTTCTTCTTATCGTCGTCCTGCTGTTTCCGCTGAAATTTTTTACGCAAACCTACGACAATGTGACCGACGACTCGACCTTTTATCCCAAGCTGGAAGAGTTGATGGACGTGTTGGGGGATAACAGCGATTTGCCGCAGGAGTACATTGATAAGCTGAACCAAACGGACCTTCGCGGTACCATGCAGGAAACCGTGGACGGAATCAAGCAGTTGCGGCGGGACATGGAAGACACCCTGGAGAATGGAAAAGAACAAGCCCGCGACGCGGTCGATGTGAAAGAGAAAATCCAGGAAGTGTTCACCAAGGAAGATAAAGAAAAGCTCAACGACATGCTGGATAAAATGAACAGCGACAACCCATAA
- a CDS encoding lytic transglycosylase domain-containing protein has product MNKPICILLLCIAFSGWEIPSDAVARQLDIFKSAEPFSIHFLFKKTIPDLERLETGDIDAVLPQLVQAEPQLTRLDERNLLYLIMGYLYLIKEEPERSLDFLSSKIRGNFILQDYRMVFEAQARILMAKQSSASGNTVAAVSNLEKASQLYLDLHRAYPASPYQNELPRLLAETEKQIGDIYFDTKEYRTAWQYYRKALMREFAGNETHQVEVHLALARTYEVESNLEEALDIYTFLLDQNADPKVVSAARNFLDTRRQDMVKQKLPVEALDRHLNPSMLNRETPRKLTARKFTDSDYGNAHVQEFYAAAGENDFARVFDAALRVLTEVPGLLEARGVISKTNQKIYSFVQAGNGWDEAIDRILHLYPPMELRRLGFLLWRNQYSEQAARAYAMILEEHPLEVESCHMALYFLGRIHEDLGDHERALEHYRRLLDQYNYGDYVRSAEFKIPWIHRLRGNLELAEQEFQSILDQFDPKSAEYENDLLNAYSFVAASHYWLAQTKAALNKMDERDMELRKLVELHPLSFYSMLARVELNMNSLSFVQKEPAPPDSQARQPGLGEMGRKHLKRAEKLIAIGLLQKGLHELSQVTHGHESAEFMNHLIQLFLNAGGYQRSISLSWTLSRRNNHDSVPLNLIETLFPAAYLEKAKTEAAPYKLDPYLVLALMRQESAFNPNAHSSADAMGLMQLIPQTAKRVARSLGEPAPGSDDLKSPALNIKLGVKYLNHLLEMFGDNPVFALAAYNAGPGKVRQWIQIRSSLKDIEFIESIPYNETRNYVKKVLRNYVIYKKLYEQQDFSTWEQVLTIRR; this is encoded by the coding sequence ATGAACAAACCCATTTGCATCTTGCTGCTTTGCATTGCTTTTTCCGGCTGGGAAATCCCATCCGATGCCGTTGCGCGTCAACTCGATATCTTTAAGAGTGCGGAACCCTTTTCCATCCATTTCCTTTTTAAGAAAACCATCCCGGATCTGGAACGGTTGGAAACCGGTGACATCGATGCCGTACTGCCGCAACTCGTGCAGGCGGAGCCGCAGCTCACAAGGCTGGACGAGCGCAACCTGCTTTATCTCATCATGGGTTACCTGTACTTGATCAAGGAAGAGCCCGAACGCTCGCTGGATTTTTTAAGCTCTAAAATCCGTGGAAATTTTATCTTGCAGGATTATCGAATGGTGTTCGAGGCGCAAGCCCGGATCTTGATGGCGAAGCAGAGTTCCGCTTCCGGGAACACTGTGGCCGCAGTCAGCAATCTGGAAAAGGCCTCGCAGCTATACCTCGACCTGCACCGTGCGTATCCGGCCAGCCCCTATCAGAATGAATTGCCGCGCCTGCTGGCCGAAACGGAAAAGCAGATCGGCGACATCTATTTCGATACGAAGGAATACCGCACAGCCTGGCAATATTACCGGAAAGCGCTGATGCGTGAATTTGCCGGCAACGAAACGCATCAGGTAGAGGTCCACCTGGCGTTGGCTCGAACCTACGAGGTGGAGTCCAACCTGGAGGAAGCGCTCGACATCTATACGTTCCTGCTCGACCAGAATGCAGACCCAAAGGTTGTGAGTGCGGCCCGGAATTTTCTGGACACCCGGCGTCAGGATATGGTGAAGCAAAAACTGCCGGTGGAAGCGCTGGACCGGCACCTCAACCCGTCGATGTTGAATCGGGAAACGCCGCGCAAGCTGACTGCCCGCAAATTTACGGATTCGGATTATGGCAATGCCCATGTTCAGGAATTTTATGCCGCCGCCGGTGAAAACGATTTCGCACGGGTTTTTGATGCCGCACTCAGGGTATTGACCGAGGTTCCCGGCTTGCTGGAAGCGCGCGGCGTCATCTCCAAAACGAATCAGAAGATTTACAGTTTCGTGCAGGCGGGAAATGGCTGGGACGAGGCGATCGACCGGATTCTTCACCTGTACCCGCCGATGGAATTGCGGCGCCTCGGATTTTTGTTGTGGCGCAATCAATACTCGGAACAGGCTGCACGGGCCTATGCCATGATACTGGAAGAGCATCCCCTCGAGGTGGAGTCCTGTCACATGGCCTTGTACTTTCTCGGGCGCATCCACGAAGATCTCGGTGACCACGAGCGTGCTCTGGAGCACTATCGGCGGTTGCTGGATCAATACAATTACGGCGATTATGTGCGTTCGGCGGAATTCAAAATCCCCTGGATTCATCGTTTGCGGGGCAATCTTGAATTGGCGGAACAGGAATTTCAATCGATCCTCGACCAATTCGATCCCAAATCGGCTGAATACGAAAACGATCTGTTGAACGCATACAGTTTTGTGGCCGCATCCCATTACTGGTTGGCGCAAACCAAAGCGGCGCTGAACAAAATGGATGAGCGCGACATGGAACTGCGCAAGCTGGTCGAACTGCATCCGTTGAGTTTTTATTCCATGCTCGCACGTGTAGAGCTGAATATGAATTCATTGAGTTTTGTGCAAAAAGAACCCGCGCCTCCGGACAGTCAGGCACGCCAGCCCGGCCTGGGGGAGATGGGACGCAAGCACCTCAAGCGCGCGGAAAAACTGATCGCCATCGGGCTCTTACAGAAAGGCCTGCATGAGCTGTCACAGGTGACGCATGGCCATGAATCTGCGGAGTTCATGAACCATCTGATTCAGTTGTTCCTGAATGCCGGCGGGTATCAGAGGTCGATTTCGCTTTCATGGACCTTGTCCCGGCGCAACAACCACGATTCGGTTCCCTTGAATTTGATCGAAACTCTTTTTCCTGCCGCCTATCTGGAAAAGGCTAAAACGGAGGCGGCACCGTATAAACTCGATCCCTATCTGGTATTGGCCCTGATGCGGCAGGAAAGCGCATTCAATCCCAATGCCCATTCCTCTGCAGACGCAATGGGGTTGATGCAGTTGATTCCCCAGACGGCAAAGCGCGTGGCACGTTCGCTCGGCGAACCGGCGCCGGGGTCCGACGATTTGAAGAGTCCTGCATTGAATATCAAACTGGGCGTCAAATACCTGAATCATTTGCTGGAGATGTTCGGGGACAATCCGGTTTTTGCCCTCGCGGCCTACAATGCAGGGCCGGGCAAGGTGAGGCAGTGGATTCAGATTCGCTCGTCCCTCAAGGATATCGAATTCATTGAAAGCATCCCCTACAACGAAACCCGGAATTACGTGAAAAAAGTTTTGAGAAATTACGTCATCTATAAAAAACTGTATGAACAGCAGGACTTTTCCACCTGGGAGCAGGTGTTAACCATTCGCCGCTGA
- a CDS encoding NUDIX hydrolase, producing MDDGSELFDVVDVHDQVVGQATRREVHAQGLLHRSVHILVFNDAGELFLQKRSMNKDENPGYWDTSAAGHVSAGDDYWVTAHRELEEELGIRETLTPFTRVKACPETFWEHVECYTCTTQNPIRINPDEIDEGRFWPVESIQHALNTRHEAFTSSFRLLFAEYLKKHQL from the coding sequence ATGGACGACGGTTCCGAATTATTTGATGTGGTGGACGTGCACGACCAGGTGGTCGGGCAGGCCACGCGCCGCGAAGTGCATGCGCAAGGCCTCCTTCACCGATCCGTGCACATTCTGGTTTTCAACGACGCAGGCGAACTGTTTCTCCAAAAGCGATCGATGAACAAGGACGAAAACCCCGGATACTGGGACACCTCCGCGGCCGGTCATGTGAGCGCCGGTGACGATTACTGGGTCACCGCCCATCGCGAGCTGGAAGAAGAATTGGGAATCCGGGAAACGTTGACGCCCTTCACGCGTGTGAAAGCCTGCCCCGAAACCTTTTGGGAACACGTCGAATGCTACACCTGCACCACCCAAAACCCCATCCGCATCAACCCGGATGAAATCGACGAAGGCCGTTTCTGGCCCGTGGAAAGCATCCAGCACGCCCTGAACACGAGACACGAAGCCTTCACCTCCAGTTTCCGCCTGCTGTTTGCCGAGTACCTGAAAAAACACCAGCTCTGA
- a CDS encoding aminotransferase class IV — MTTQINLNGQISDDAFISVLDHGFLFGDSVYEVVSTIEGKPVFLAEHLRRLRQSARELELTIPYTDTRFADEIESTLKSAGNQESYIRIMVTRGVGELDLDPVSCTRPNVLILVKEAVLYPKENYEKGIHLALVSVKRNHKESLNPGIKTGNYLNNMLAKMEASRSGAADALMLNALGYLTECTTSNIFFVKEERILTPSLDCGILAGITRDVVIRLARENGFPVEEGQWPPEALEQADEAFITGTVKKVMPVTLLNSRPIGDGKPGSTTRKLARLYDDYLQRIMK; from the coding sequence ATGACAACTCAAATCAATTTAAACGGCCAGATCAGTGACGACGCATTCATATCCGTCTTGGACCATGGTTTTTTGTTTGGCGACAGCGTGTATGAAGTGGTGTCCACCATTGAAGGAAAACCGGTATTTCTGGCTGAACACCTGCGCCGCCTGCGTCAATCCGCCAGAGAACTGGAGCTGACCATCCCGTACACCGACACGCGCTTCGCAGACGAAATTGAAAGCACATTGAAGTCGGCAGGCAACCAGGAATCGTACATCCGCATCATGGTCACGCGCGGAGTGGGCGAGTTGGATCTGGATCCGGTCAGTTGCACCCGGCCGAATGTTCTGATTCTGGTCAAAGAGGCGGTGCTGTACCCTAAGGAAAATTATGAAAAAGGCATCCACCTGGCGCTGGTGAGCGTCAAACGCAACCACAAAGAATCATTGAATCCCGGCATCAAGACCGGCAATTACCTGAACAACATGCTTGCCAAAATGGAAGCCAGCCGGTCGGGAGCCGCCGACGCATTGATGCTGAACGCGCTGGGATACCTGACCGAGTGCACCACCAGCAATATCTTTTTTGTGAAAGAAGAACGCATCCTGACGCCATCGCTGGACTGCGGGATTCTGGCGGGCATCACGCGTGACGTGGTCATTCGTCTGGCCCGGGAAAATGGGTTCCCGGTAGAGGAAGGCCAGTGGCCACCCGAAGCGCTGGAGCAGGCGGACGAGGCCTTCATCACCGGAACGGTTAAAAAAGTGATGCCGGTCACCCTGTTGAACAGCCGCCCCATTGGTGACGGCAAGCCAGGTTCCACCACCCGCAAGCTGGCGCGTTTGTACGACGATTACCTGCAACGGATAATGAAATGA
- a CDS encoding flagellar hook-length control protein FliK: MVSGNPSSQILKILSPQNLSLKLEALKLEAFAQAFKPGDTLEGRVMQVLARGRAVVQFNGKPVLIELDQALRTGQRLTAQVEQTTPSPVLKLLRLHSPPPAPQQDTPATKTPPSSDVTATLSRLAVHKESRLSPSLPSKPAEAGSTSNANASAGKKAPAIQHPATSGAAGNLSKPGNENSHPSKPAVESHPAGPSRSHSGAEPAVSPRGNRSSSLPGIVTRLSSQGSQPVAAEHVLTRQDLQRLQLEPNVRALLQTVRVQDAGTLIARSGSGEVTVPVPYAALFRAGDPVVATPRPVQNGFFLEANPSEQEVRPVTPQLIKPVIAARQPLGDMIYDLRKVIQEFAALQDSKIDPELIGKLRDTLRLLHPPKGEGIEASRLQEMVDRSGIQFEGKVKNLLLQGDGADRLNRLQFDLKGQLLELASKMEEAALKPGTAATRPLHEILQTVQRAVQNIEFHQLSNQFSKQEQLPQLLPVPHSLFEGESDFRIYVRHEGEDGQGASSKNKETYNLVFLLEMTTLGPLRIDTQVRQEGVSVSIQGENPAVIEFIQARIPEWETRMQAMGFPARVTTSLKQHIDREVPDIMSEWVIQEPARLVDIET; the protein is encoded by the coding sequence ATGGTTTCCGGAAACCCGTCCTCTCAAATTCTGAAAATCCTTTCCCCGCAGAACCTTTCTTTAAAACTGGAAGCCCTCAAACTGGAAGCCTTCGCGCAGGCCTTCAAGCCGGGTGACACGCTGGAGGGCAGGGTGATGCAGGTGCTGGCACGCGGCCGCGCCGTGGTGCAGTTCAACGGCAAGCCGGTATTGATCGAACTGGATCAGGCGCTGCGCACCGGTCAACGCCTGACCGCACAGGTGGAACAGACCACGCCGTCGCCGGTTTTGAAACTACTTCGTCTGCATTCGCCACCACCGGCACCCCAACAAGACACGCCTGCAACCAAAACGCCTCCGTCATCGGATGTGACGGCAACCTTGTCGCGGCTGGCGGTTCACAAAGAAAGCAGATTGAGTCCGAGCCTTCCCAGTAAGCCGGCGGAAGCAGGCAGCACTTCCAACGCAAACGCAAGTGCGGGAAAAAAAGCGCCGGCGATACAACACCCCGCCACCTCCGGGGCGGCAGGCAATCTATCGAAACCGGGCAACGAAAATTCGCATCCATCGAAACCGGCAGTTGAATCCCATCCCGCCGGTCCTTCACGTTCCCACTCCGGTGCTGAACCGGCGGTGTCTCCCCGTGGGAACCGATCGAGTTCACTCCCCGGCATTGTCACCCGCTTGTCTTCCCAGGGAAGCCAGCCGGTGGCGGCGGAACACGTATTGACCCGGCAGGACCTGCAACGTCTGCAACTGGAACCGAATGTGCGGGCGCTGTTGCAGACGGTGCGTGTGCAGGATGCGGGGACCCTGATCGCCCGCAGTGGGAGCGGAGAAGTGACCGTACCGGTTCCATATGCGGCTCTATTCCGAGCCGGTGACCCGGTGGTGGCCACACCGCGCCCAGTGCAAAACGGTTTTTTTCTGGAAGCGAACCCCTCTGAACAAGAGGTGCGCCCGGTCACGCCACAACTCATCAAACCCGTGATCGCCGCCCGGCAACCGCTGGGAGATATGATTTATGATTTGAGGAAAGTGATTCAGGAATTTGCGGCGCTGCAGGATTCCAAAATCGATCCGGAACTGATTGGCAAGCTCCGCGACACGCTGCGCCTGTTGCATCCGCCGAAAGGCGAGGGCATTGAGGCATCCCGTCTGCAGGAAATGGTGGATCGATCCGGCATCCAATTTGAAGGCAAAGTCAAAAACCTGCTGTTGCAGGGAGATGGAGCGGATCGGTTGAACCGTCTGCAATTCGATTTGAAAGGACAACTGCTGGAGCTGGCATCCAAAATGGAAGAGGCCGCGCTCAAACCGGGTACCGCCGCAACGCGGCCCTTGCACGAAATACTCCAGACCGTGCAGCGCGCCGTGCAGAACATCGAGTTTCATCAACTCTCCAATCAGTTTTCAAAGCAAGAGCAACTGCCGCAACTGTTGCCGGTGCCGCATTCCCTGTTCGAAGGCGAATCCGATTTCAGAATTTATGTTCGTCACGAGGGCGAAGACGGGCAGGGGGCTTCCTCTAAAAATAAAGAAACCTACAACCTGGTGTTCCTGCTCGAAATGACCACGCTCGGCCCGTTACGCATCGACACCCAGGTGCGGCAGGAAGGCGTGTCCGTCAGCATTCAGGGTGAAAATCCGGCGGTGATCGAATTCATCCAGGCCCGCATCCCGGAATGGGAAACCCGTATGCAGGCGATGGGATTTCCGGCCCGGGTCACCACCTCGCTCAAGCAGCATATTGACCGCGAGGTTCCCGATATCATGAGCGAGTGGGTGATTCAGGAACCGGCCCGGCTGGTGGACATCGAAACATGA
- a CDS encoding HNH endonuclease → MLDSLKILVLNYTYEPLQFCCAKRGLLMVLSGRAEEIESDGYVIRSPSLSFPLPTVIRVLKIVNRNRRKQVAFSKKNILRRDNYTCQYCGEREHLLTVDHIMPKSRGGKTSWTNVVVACKPCNLKKGNRTAAEANMKLVKKPTRPEFNFHSFLIPEGPPSHIASWKKYLPHTVVRGPSFN, encoded by the coding sequence ATGCTCGACTCCCTGAAAATTCTGGTGCTCAACTACACGTATGAACCGCTGCAGTTCTGTTGTGCCAAACGTGGCCTCCTCATGGTTTTAAGCGGGCGTGCCGAAGAAATTGAGAGCGATGGCTACGTGATCCGCTCGCCTTCGCTTTCTTTCCCGCTTCCCACCGTGATTCGGGTATTGAAAATTGTGAACCGCAATCGTCGCAAGCAAGTCGCTTTCAGCAAGAAGAATATTCTGCGCCGCGACAATTACACCTGCCAGTATTGCGGGGAGCGGGAGCATCTTTTGACTGTGGACCATATCATGCCCAAATCACGCGGGGGCAAGACCTCCTGGACCAACGTCGTGGTTGCGTGCAAACCGTGTAATTTGAAAAAAGGCAATCGCACCGCTGCCGAAGCGAACATGAAGTTGGTCAAAAAGCCGACCCGACCCGAATTCAATTTTCATTCCTTTCTCATTCCCGAGGGGCCGCCCTCCCACATCGCAAGCTGGAAAAAGTATCTCCCACACACGGTGGTGCGAGGTCCTTCCTTTAACTGA